In Paenibacillus ihbetae, the following are encoded in one genomic region:
- the ccsA gene encoding cytochrome c biogenesis protein CcsA — MLLNLIYNTGICIYALSLLFFISDCVSRNSVAKRIGTGLLGITALFQLGGIGIRAMEGGHFHLPVFTLFDFLLLLAFCITITSMALTYLKRSEYAVLLINLVGFCVMLVNQLWFKAGDNALYSWETEHRLLLIHIALASVSFAALTVGAVFAAIYMFLHRKLKHKHWNDTVRRLPSLEKLDIYAYKALMTGTAILVLSLIVAIMSVAMAGRWQLLLDIKVLSTLIALSMYIVYFLKRSLLKRSGMEAAVWALIGYGFIILNFYLNTWSGFHSWSGV, encoded by the coding sequence ATGCTGCTAAACCTTATTTATAATACCGGCATTTGTATCTATGCCCTGAGCCTTCTGTTTTTTATCTCGGATTGCGTATCGCGCAATTCGGTGGCGAAGCGGATAGGCACAGGGCTTCTTGGCATAACGGCGCTGTTTCAGCTGGGGGGCATCGGGATCAGGGCAATGGAGGGCGGGCATTTTCATCTCCCCGTGTTTACGTTGTTCGATTTCTTGCTTCTCCTCGCATTCTGTATCACGATTACATCGATGGCACTGACGTATTTGAAGCGTTCCGAGTATGCGGTGCTGCTGATCAACCTGGTCGGCTTCTGCGTCATGCTGGTCAACCAGCTTTGGTTCAAGGCCGGGGATAACGCCCTGTACAGCTGGGAGACCGAGCATCGGCTCCTGCTGATCCACATCGCGCTGGCGAGCGTAAGCTTTGCCGCACTGACGGTAGGGGCTGTTTTTGCCGCAATCTATATGTTTCTGCACCGAAAGCTTAAGCACAAACACTGGAATGATACGGTACGAAGATTGCCCAGCTTGGAGAAGCTGGATATTTACGCTTATAAGGCATTGATGACGGGAACGGCGATTTTGGTCCTGTCCTTGATCGTGGCGATTATGTCGGTTGCCATGGCAGGGCGATGGCAGCTGCTCCTGGATATCAAAGTGCTGTCTACGCTCATTGCGCTCAGCATGTATATTGTTTATTTCCTGAAACGCAGCCTGCTGAAACGCTCCGGGATGGAGGCAGCGGTTTGGGCGCTGATCGGGTACGGATTCATTATATTGAACTTTTATCTGAATACGTGGTCCGGATTTCACAGCTGGTCAGGAGTGTGA
- a CDS encoding non-ribosomal peptide synthetase module, whose translation MAQRLATEYVNATMQMTDVQMDRFLQGTHAFRVSSRVKVMDGGEHEFVLEDESGEEVHLPFERKNGLYVCELSCRLVTPHLADAVRKLFTAFKGSGKVNRIYRGFTMSYDYHVGTVHRITQMTGNESIVIYEYKNTAGELQRLFNSKEAEKEIESIQQNINLLLDQRIAAGNDMLRIQSIDEQLRSYNQRLFVLEA comes from the coding sequence ATGGCTCAGCGGTTAGCCACAGAATATGTTAATGCCACAATGCAAATGACGGATGTTCAAATGGATCGATTTCTGCAGGGGACCCACGCTTTCCGGGTTAGCAGCCGGGTGAAAGTGATGGACGGCGGAGAGCATGAGTTCGTGCTTGAAGATGAAAGCGGGGAAGAAGTTCATTTGCCCTTTGAACGCAAGAATGGCCTGTACGTCTGTGAGCTGTCGTGCCGATTGGTAACTCCCCATTTGGCCGATGCCGTGCGCAAGCTGTTTACGGCTTTTAAGGGATCGGGGAAGGTCAATCGGATCTATCGCGGCTTTACAATGAGCTATGATTACCATGTCGGAACGGTTCACCGAATCACCCAGATGACCGGGAACGAGAGTATCGTCATATACGAGTACAAGAATACGGCCGGAGAGCTGCAGCGCTTATTTAACAGCAAGGAAGCGGAGAAAGAGATCGAATCCATTCAGCAGAACATTAACCTTCTTCTGGACCAGCGGATCGCGGCAGGCAATGACATGTTGAGGATCCAATCGATCGATGAACAGCTCCGGAGCTACAATCAGCGGCTATTCGTTCTCGAAGCATAA
- the hemA gene encoding glutamyl-tRNA reductase, with product MHIVVVGLNYRTAPVEVRERFTFSEAELPEALRELKSTKSVLEGVIVATCNRTEIYVVVDRLHMCGYFIRSFMEQWFGINREEFTQHLYIYEDEQAISHLFKVTCGLDSMVIGETQILGQVRNAFLTSQQHHATGTWFNMLFKQAVTLGKRAHSETSIGESAVSVSYAAVELGKRIFGTFNDKKVMILGAGKMSELTVKHLYANGAAEVIVANRTLGRAQELASKFKGTPCTMEEGMGLLYDVDIIISSTGSNEYVLNADRVRESMKKRQSRPLFMIDIAVPRDIDPAVGELSNVFLYDIDDLEGIVETNMEMRRVEAAKIEVMIQAEMEAFHTWLKTLGVRPAIRALQEKSNTIHEETLESLFNKLPELDERQRKVIRRLTKSIVNQMMHDPINRIKEMTGGKHGGEALDYFTQIFALESLIHEKEQGTRSHTKDQAATKAEAISSAAERQAEEKPIKVSLAPATL from the coding sequence ATGCACATCGTCGTTGTTGGGTTGAATTATCGCACGGCGCCCGTGGAGGTCAGGGAACGCTTTACGTTTTCGGAAGCTGAATTGCCGGAGGCGCTGCGGGAGCTGAAATCAACCAAGAGCGTATTGGAGGGCGTCATTGTCGCTACCTGCAACCGTACTGAGATTTATGTTGTGGTAGATCGCCTTCATATGTGCGGCTACTTTATCCGCAGTTTTATGGAGCAGTGGTTCGGCATTAACCGAGAGGAATTTACACAGCATCTCTATATATATGAAGATGAACAGGCTATTTCCCATCTGTTCAAGGTAACCTGCGGCCTGGATTCCATGGTGATCGGAGAGACGCAGATCCTGGGACAGGTTCGCAATGCCTTTTTAACATCCCAGCAGCATCATGCTACTGGAACCTGGTTTAATATGCTGTTCAAGCAGGCCGTAACGCTCGGAAAACGCGCGCACTCGGAAACCTCGATCGGCGAGAGCGCCGTGTCGGTCAGCTATGCAGCGGTAGAGCTTGGCAAACGGATTTTCGGCACGTTCAACGACAAGAAGGTTATGATTCTCGGGGCAGGCAAGATGAGCGAGCTTACCGTCAAGCATCTTTATGCCAACGGCGCCGCCGAGGTAATCGTGGCTAACCGGACGCTGGGCCGCGCCCAGGAGCTTGCGAGCAAGTTCAAGGGCACGCCTTGCACGATGGAGGAAGGCATGGGGCTTCTTTATGACGTAGACATCATTATCAGCTCCACGGGTTCGAACGAATACGTGCTGAATGCCGACCGGGTAAGGGAGAGCATGAAGAAGCGCCAGTCCCGCCCGCTGTTCATGATTGATATCGCCGTTCCGCGGGATATCGATCCGGCTGTCGGCGAGCTGTCGAATGTATTTTTGTACGACATCGATGATCTGGAAGGTATCGTTGAGACGAATATGGAAATGCGCCGAGTCGAGGCGGCCAAGATCGAGGTAATGATTCAGGCGGAGATGGAAGCCTTTCACACTTGGCTGAAGACGCTTGGGGTCAGACCGGCGATTCGCGCTCTGCAGGAGAAATCCAATACCATCCATGAAGAAACGCTTGAAAGCTTATTCAATAAGCTTCCGGAATTGGACGAACGTCAGCGTAAGGTTATTCGCCGATTGACGAAGAGCATCGTGAACCAGATGATGCATGACCCGATCAATCGGATTAAAGAAATGACCGGCGGTAAGCACGGCGGTGAAGCGCTCGACTATTTCACTCAAATTTTCGCGCTGGAAAGCCTGATTCATGAAAAAGAGCAGGGGACCCGCAGCCACACCAAGGACCAAGCAGCTACCAAAGCTGAAGCGATATCGAGCGCTGCCGAACGGCAGGCAGAGGAGAAGCCCATAAAGGTATCTCTTGCCCCAGCCACCCTATGA
- the speD gene encoding adenosylmethionine decarboxylase codes for MEYSTFGRHVAVDTWGVDFELLNSAEFLQAQMVEAAEACGATVLSVQSKQFEPQGATVLVLLSESHLSIHTYPERGFAAIDCYTCGETVDPQLAIDYLVSVLKPEKCYAKKLVRGLGEMKVETPEMKLAELV; via the coding sequence ATGGAATACTCAACTTTCGGAAGACACGTTGCTGTTGATACTTGGGGAGTCGATTTTGAACTATTGAACAGTGCAGAATTTTTACAAGCTCAGATGGTCGAAGCCGCTGAAGCATGTGGAGCAACGGTATTGTCCGTCCAATCCAAGCAGTTCGAGCCACAAGGTGCCACGGTGCTTGTATTGCTGTCGGAAAGCCATCTCTCGATTCACACATACCCTGAGAGAGGTTTTGCTGCGATTGACTGTTACACCTGCGGGGAGACGGTAGATCCGCAATTGGCTATTGACTACCTGGTATCCGTACTGAAACCTGAAAAATGCTATGCTAAGAAACTCGTGCGCGGACTAGGAGAAATGAAGGTCGAGACGCCCGAGATGAAACTGGCCGAACTGGTTTAA
- the yihA gene encoding ribosome biogenesis GTP-binding protein YihA/YsxC has protein sequence MKVTKAEFVISAVGPAQYPEDALPEIALAGRSNVGKSSLINRMISRKNLARTSATPGKTQQLNYYRVNEDLYLVDFPGYGYAKVSKSQRAAFGEMVEKYLLSRDELKLVLLVVDMRHPPTKDDVSMYEWLQHYDRPVCVVATKADKIPKTRRQKHVKIVKETLGFQPYHSFVMFSSELGLGKEELWEIIESHIGYREENSEEDNRDVRDAAAEDGGANYSDFRNAAKEDGE, from the coding sequence ATGAAAGTAACAAAAGCCGAATTCGTCATCAGTGCGGTCGGTCCTGCTCAATATCCTGAAGACGCCTTGCCGGAAATTGCTCTGGCAGGGCGTTCCAATGTGGGCAAGTCCTCACTGATCAACCGTATGATATCAAGAAAGAACTTAGCCCGTACAAGCGCAACGCCGGGCAAAACGCAGCAGCTCAACTATTACCGGGTCAACGAGGATTTGTATTTGGTCGACTTTCCGGGATACGGTTACGCCAAGGTATCCAAAAGCCAGCGCGCGGCGTTCGGCGAGATGGTCGAGAAATATTTGCTCAGCCGGGATGAGCTGAAGCTCGTTCTGCTGGTGGTCGATATGCGCCACCCGCCTACAAAGGACGACGTCAGCATGTACGAGTGGCTGCAGCATTACGACAGACCGGTGTGCGTCGTCGCGACCAAAGCGGACAAAATTCCGAAGACGCGCAGACAGAAGCATGTCAAGATTGTCAAGGAAACGCTTGGGTTTCAGCCTTATCATTCATTCGTCATGTTCTCTTCGGAGCTCGGTCTTGGCAAAGAGGAGCTATGGGAAATTATCGAATCACATATTGGATACCGTGAAGAAAATAGCGAAGAGGACAACCGTGATGTCCGGGATGCAGCCGCGGAAGACGGCGGAGCGAACTACAGCGATTTCCGGAATGCAGCCAAGGAAGACGGCGAATAA